The DNA sequence AACAGCGGCAGCAACTGGCTGTCAATCGTATCTATTTCACGGCGGATATCCTTTAAATCCATTTTATCGTTCAGTCCTTTGCAATATGCTCTAAAATACCATCTATATTGAGAAGCGCCAGCGCAACAGCAGCCTCCACCGCAGGAACCGCGCGCGGCACAATACAGGGGTCGTGCCGCCCGTGTACGGACAGCAGAGTGTCCTTACCGGTCGCAAGGTTCACACTGTGCTGCTCCCGCACAATGGAGGGAGTAGGCTTAAAGGCCGCACGGAACAAAATGGGCATTCCCGTGGTAATGCCGCCTAAAATGCCGCCGGCATTGTTGGTGCGGGTTTTTACGGTGCCGTCCGCGTCGTAGAAGAACGCATCGTTGTTTTCGCTGCCATGCAGGGCAGCCGCCTCGAAGCCCGCGCCGAACTCCACACCTTTGCAGGCGGGAATGCCGAACAGAATCGAGGAAAACAGGCTTTCTATGCCGCCGAACATTCCCTCGCCGCCAAGGCCCGCGGGTACACCCAAACAGGCGCATTCTACCACGCCGCCGACACTGTCGCCCGCCGCGTGTGCCGTGTCAATCTCGCAGTACATAGCATCCTTTTTCTGCGGGTCCAGCACTGGAAAATTGGCGGAGCCGCAGGCTTTCAGTATGGGAGCGGTGATATTGGAAAACGGCGTGTCGTGTACTTGCCCGATAGACCAGACGTGCGCGCCGACCAGAATGCCACGCCGTGCGAGAATTTGGCGGCATACGGCACCCGCAAATACCAGCGGAGCGGTCAGCCGGCCGGAAAAGTGCCCGCCGCCGCGCACATCATTGCAGCCGTGGTACTTTACCCACGCGGTGTAATCGGCGTGGCCGGGGCGTGGTACCTCCAGCAGATTTTGATAATCGGCGGAACGTGTGTTGGTATTTGCAATGACAGCGCACAGGGGCGCGCCGGTTGTCACACCGTTGAGAAGTCCGGAAAGCACCTGCGGAATGTCTGCCTCCCGCCGCGGTGTGCTGGTTCGGTCCCGGCCCGGTGCCCGTCGGTGCATTTGCTGCTGTACTGCGTCCATATCCACTGCTTCGCCTGCGGGAAGGCCCTCCAGCACACAGCCAATGGCCGGTCCATGGCTTTCACCGAAAATACTGATTTTTACCCGTTCACCCCACGATGACATCTGCGTTTCCTCCCATCTCCTGATAAACCGTAAAAAATTCCGGCCAGCTTTTTTGTACTGCCTGTGCGTCAGTAATCGTAACAGGCCCCTGTGTACGCAGGGCGGCAACAGCGGCGGCCATGACAATGCGGTGGTCGCTGCAGCCATCCACGGTGCCGCCGGGCAACGGCCGGCCCCCCCACAAGGTAAGGGTGTCCTCCATTTGTTCTGCCCGCGCACCCAGTGAAACCGCCATGTGGTACAGGGCGTCCAGCCGGTCGCTTTCTTTTAGCCGCAGGCGGGCGGCGTTGTACAGACGGGTGCGCCCTTCGGCGAACAGTCCGGCTGCGGCCAGCACCGGTGCAAGGTCCGGTATTTGCCCCACGTCGATATCAAAGCCCGTTAAGTGATTTGCTTCGGCGGTGAGAATACCGTTTTTCCAGCGCAGGGAAGCGCCGAATTGTGTCAGCAGCGGCACGATCGCGCGGTCGCCCTGTGCGGAGCTTGGGTCCAGACCGGTGAGCGATACCTGCCCGCCCAGCGCACCGGCTGTCAGCAGGAATGCCGCTTGGCTCCAGTCCCGTTCAATGGAAAGTGTGCGGGCACGGAAATGCTGTCCGCCGGGGACCTTCCAGCCGCCTTGGTACGGCAGAACAGAAATGCCGAATTGCTGGAGCATGTGGCACGTCATGCGGACATAGGAAGCGCTTTGCAGCGGTGAGGTCAGTTGTATCTCGCTGTCACCGGAAAGCAGCGGCAGCGCAAACAAAAGTCCCGAAATAAATTGACTGGAAACATCGCCCGGCAGACAATACACGCCTGCCTGCAGCTGTCCGGAGATGCGCAGCGGCAGACCGCCGGTACTTTCACAGCACAGACCCTGCTGCGGCAGCAGAGAAAGGTAGATGCCCAGAGGGCGCTGCGGCAGCCGCCCACAGCCGGTGAAAACAGCTGGTACGCCCAGTGCGCCGACAGCCGGTATCAAAAAACGCAGGGTAGAGCCGCTTTCCAGACAGTTGAGCGTGACCGGCGCTTTCGGCGAACCGGAAATGCCTGTTACGGTCAGGGTGTCACCCTGCAGCACTGCCTGTGCACCAAGCGCACGAATACAGCCGATGGTTGCCTGCATATCCGCGCTGGTGCCGATGGGCGAGAGAACACTTTTTCCCGGGGCGAGCGCAGCGCACAAAATGGCCCGATGGGCCGCACTTTTGCTGGGCGGCGGTGACACCGTTCCCCGCAGTGCACCGGGAAAAAGCCGCACGCGGCTCACTGCATTTCCCGGCACAGCCGGGGCAGGTCCGCACGCGGTACCTTCTGTATACAGCAGTGGCCGATATCTTTCAGCAGTATCAGTTTCACACTGTTTCCAGTGGATTTCTTATCATGCGCGGTTGCGGAAATGAGGTCCTGCATGGATTCGGTACAGACAGACGGCAGGCCGTACCGGTGCAGCAGGGCCGCAATGCGGTTTGCTGTGCCAGGGGCGGTCATGCCGTTCTGTTCACTCATGCGGGTAATCAGAACCATGCCGACACCCACAGCGGCACCATGCGTCAGGCCATGATAATTCTGCAGCGTTTCCAGTGCATGGCCAAATGTATGACCAAAGTTCAAAATGGCCCGCTCACCAGTGTCACGCTCATCTTTTTCCACGACCTGCCGCTTGATGTCCACACAGGCGGCGATAACCTCCGGCAGGTATTTTCGGCAGTCCTCTGTTTCCAGTCGCTCAAACAGTGCGCGGCTGCGGATACAGCCGTACTTAATGACTTCCCCCATGCCATCAGAGAAGAAAGCAGTTGGCAGGGAGGAAAGCGTGTGCGGGTCAATGAGGACCAGAGAGGGCTGGTGGAAGGCACCCACTAGGTTTTTGCCTTCCGGCAAGTCTACGCCGGTTTTGCCGCCGACGGACGAATCCACCTGTGCCAACAGACTGGTGGGAATTTGGATGAACGGAATGCCGCGCAGCCATGTAGCCGCCGCAAAGCCGGTCATATCGCCGCACACACCGCCGCCCAGTGCCACGGCGAAATCACTGCGGGTAAGGTTCGATTGGGAGAACGCCGCGTACAGGCGGGAAATGGTGGATAGATTTTTGCTTTGTTCACCGGCGGGAAAAGTCACCAAAGAGGCGAGAATGCCCGCCGTCTGCAGAGAGCGCAGAACGGTGTCAGCGTAAAGGGGCGCCGTATGGGTATCGGCCACCACCACACAGCGTTTCGCCGCGGGCAGCAGTGTTGTGGCGTACGGCCCAATCTGCCGGATACAGTTATTTTCTATGAGAATGTCATAGGATGGATTTGTATGTACAGTGATTGTCATTCTCCCAGTTCCTCCTTAATCAGACGGCCCCGCCGCAGAAGCGCTTCCAGTCGTTTTTGGTCGCCGTCAGCAACAGCGTCCCGAATGTCGGAAAGGTTCTTTATCAGGGTATTCAGTTCCCCAGTCAGAGCAGTTTGGTTATCCAAAAACAGCTCCGCCCACATGACTTCATTGATGTTTGCCACACGGGAAACGTCACGATAGCTTCCAGCGGAAAAGCCGCGGTGTTCCGGGCAGCACGGGCTCATCACATAGGCGCAGGCCAGTGCGTGCGGAAGCTGGCTGGTAAAGGCAATCAACTGGTCGTGATGTTCCGGTGTGGTGGAGACACTGCGCCCAAAACCAAGCTGAAACGCCGTTTGCCGCAGCAGCTCCTGCACCGGTTCCGGGGCGCTGCACGGCACCAAAATGTAACTGGCACCCTTAAACATATCCGCGCGCGAAGCGGAAAAGCCGTGCTTTTCTGTGCCAGCCATGGGGTGAGCACCGCAGTAGACAAAACCCCCCTCTTTTGCCAGTGCGCACAGTCCGTGGCACACCTTTGTTTTAATGCCGCACACGTCCGTCAGAACCGTATGTTTCCCGAAGGCGGAAAGGTGTGCGCGCACAAAGTCAATGTCGGCCTGCGGGTACAGGCACAGATACACAATGTCGGCCTGTCGAAGGTCATCGTTGTCACCCTCCTTTGTGATGGCACCGCAGGCAAGGGCGGCCTCCACCGTGGCGGGGTCGGAGTCGATGCCGGCAACGTGACAGTCAGTGTATTTCGTAAAGGCTTTGGCAAGGCTGCCGCCTATCAGCCCCAGCCCGACAATGACAATATGCAAAATAACGCGCCCCTTTCGATAAAACTCTATAATTATAATGTACGGCCAAACAGCGGCGCAGCCTTTTTGATGCGTGCGGCCACATGGTCGAACTG is a window from the Caproicibacterium lactatifermentans genome containing:
- the aroC gene encoding chorismate synthase: MSSWGERVKISIFGESHGPAIGCVLEGLPAGEAVDMDAVQQQMHRRAPGRDRTSTPRREADIPQVLSGLLNGVTTGAPLCAVIANTNTRSADYQNLLEVPRPGHADYTAWVKYHGCNDVRGGGHFSGRLTAPLVFAGAVCRQILARRGILVGAHVWSIGQVHDTPFSNITAPILKACGSANFPVLDPQKKDAMYCEIDTAHAAGDSVGGVVECACLGVPAGLGGEGMFGGIESLFSSILFGIPACKGVEFGAGFEAAALHGSENNDAFFYDADGTVKTRTNNAGGILGGITTGMPILFRAAFKPTPSIVREQHSVNLATGKDTLLSVHGRHDPCIVPRAVPAVEAAVALALLNIDGILEHIAKD
- the aroA gene encoding 3-phosphoshikimate 1-carboxyvinyltransferase, producing the protein MPGNAVSRVRLFPGALRGTVSPPPSKSAAHRAILCAALAPGKSVLSPIGTSADMQATIGCIRALGAQAVLQGDTLTVTGISGSPKAPVTLNCLESGSTLRFLIPAVGALGVPAVFTGCGRLPQRPLGIYLSLLPQQGLCCESTGGLPLRISGQLQAGVYCLPGDVSSQFISGLLFALPLLSGDSEIQLTSPLQSASYVRMTCHMLQQFGISVLPYQGGWKVPGGQHFRARTLSIERDWSQAAFLLTAGALGGQVSLTGLDPSSAQGDRAIVPLLTQFGASLRWKNGILTAEANHLTGFDIDVGQIPDLAPVLAAAGLFAEGRTRLYNAARLRLKESDRLDALYHMAVSLGARAEQMEDTLTLWGGRPLPGGTVDGCSDHRIVMAAAVAALRTQGPVTITDAQAVQKSWPEFFTVYQEMGGNADVIVG
- the aroB gene encoding 3-dehydroquinate synthase, encoding MTITVHTNPSYDILIENNCIRQIGPYATTLLPAAKRCVVVADTHTAPLYADTVLRSLQTAGILASLVTFPAGEQSKNLSTISRLYAAFSQSNLTRSDFAVALGGGVCGDMTGFAAATWLRGIPFIQIPTSLLAQVDSSVGGKTGVDLPEGKNLVGAFHQPSLVLIDPHTLSSLPTAFFSDGMGEVIKYGCIRSRALFERLETEDCRKYLPEVIAACVDIKRQVVEKDERDTGERAILNFGHTFGHALETLQNYHGLTHGAAVGVGMVLITRMSEQNGMTAPGTANRIAALLHRYGLPSVCTESMQDLISATAHDKKSTGNSVKLILLKDIGHCCIQKVPRADLPRLCREMQ
- a CDS encoding prephenate dehydrogenase translates to MHIVIVGLGLIGGSLAKAFTKYTDCHVAGIDSDPATVEAALACGAITKEGDNDDLRQADIVYLCLYPQADIDFVRAHLSAFGKHTVLTDVCGIKTKVCHGLCALAKEGGFVYCGAHPMAGTEKHGFSASRADMFKGASYILVPCSAPEPVQELLRQTAFQLGFGRSVSTTPEHHDQLIAFTSQLPHALACAYVMSPCCPEHRGFSAGSYRDVSRVANINEVMWAELFLDNQTALTGELNTLIKNLSDIRDAVADGDQKRLEALLRRGRLIKEELGE